catttaaagccagagttttttttgctataCACAACTTTGTTAACCGATTAGTCCTTCACTTTCTTACTGGTAGAGTAATATTCACATCAAATTTTCAGCATGTTTTtccaaaacaaataattattgtGCTACTAAACAAACTAATGACAACTTGATAACACACTTATTTACCACTGTCAAATGTAAAAGACAAGACATCTTAATTACCATCATCATTAgttgttataacttataacaagGATTCCTCCACAGTAAAATATTTcataacaaaaattaaacataaagcATATCACTCCTCATGTAGCAATCTCAATTCACTCTAAGGAGTCCTCAGAATTATCTAATCTCTATGGCTTATAATAGAGACGCTGAGAGTACCTATTAGAAGGGAATCATCATTCACACAGATGATTTATGAAACTCAATCATATTGATTCATACAAGAAActaaatcaacaaaacaaattagAGAAAAATACATTACTCGACAATTAATCGAACAAATTTCCAGCTGCAATTCGATCGGTTCCAAAAATAGACTATTCTTGTTTCATTTCAATttgaaaaactaataaaaacataaactcTTAACTTATAAAGTGATTCTCAAGAAGGTAAACAATTGAATACTACTGGTGATGGATTGGTTATGATGAGCGCAGCCCGTGGgaaaactttttcttttattggcGCCCACTACTACTAtcccaaaataatttttttaaaggcaaaaCTATACTCCAAAATTCACTGCCAATTTGCCAAAGCACTAATCAAATTCAGTTTGATAAAGCACTGTCCCAAAATCACTCACACAACAAAATACTACTATGAAGCTCGGACACAAATATGGACAGACTATTGGCACGTTAACAACCGAGAATATTTTAGTAAATTGTCataattaaatgtaattataagtgtttgTGTCGTGTGTGAAACCAAGGCATGTCCAGTGTCGGACACGCCTAATGCAAGAACTGTATGTGCTGATAGCTACTAGATCACTCACTCCCACCACAAATTCAATCAgatcaacaaaattatatcCAAAATCTTACATACCcacttaacaaaaataaaaaaagcaacaaaatttattgataaaaacaaaaattaagattaaaatacataatacTTATACAACTTGGTTAATTATTAAGATTCAGAACTATAATATACAAAACTGATCAAGTAGCAGCAGATTGAGATTGAGATTGATGATAATCAATAACCTCAGAAGCAGCATGAGATCTAGAACCAAGAACAATAGCACGACCAATAGAATTAATCCAATCTTCTTTATCTTTATCATTATCAGCAATGAAGAACATAGTAGAGTGAGGAGTCGACAATTCAAAAGCAGAAGCTTTATGAAGAAGATCTTCAGCACCTTTAACAGTAAGACAAGTTGAAACGCTGATAACACCACGAGGGACGGAGGAAGAAGAGGCGGCGGAAGATGGATCTTTGAACCAGAAAAGTTTACCTTGTTTTAGAACAAACCAACGACGACGCCATGTTTTGATGTAATCTCCTTGTTTTGTTAACCAACCGGAGCGTTCTGGGTTTGACCAGAATTCGATTCCTGAATAGTCTTCTGGGTTTGGTTCTTGGCCTGTTGCTGCTCGCCATAGATTCTccatttctctctctctctccctctctctggAAAAGGAAGATGCGCTTGTTGTGAAAATGTTGTGTAAAAGCAGTTGTGAGAAGTGTTGTAGTTTAGGTAAATATGCATTCCCACGTGGATATCCACGACATTTTTGTCTTTCTAACTAGGACATGAATTAGGTGCGGTAAATATGTATTCGGTGAAACTAAGATTGTCTAAATtaagatttttgttttgatttaaaTCAGAATTAAAATTCTCTCAAAAGATATAGGGCAAAAGAAACATAGGGATGTTGTTTTGATGTCATACTAATTGGAGCTCAAATGCCGGATATGGATTCATATGAGTTTTTGCAACATGTTACACAACAAATCAAAATTCCAGTCATTATGATGTGTGTTGATGACACAACAAGTGCAAGGATGAATGATATTGAAAAAAGGATTTGTGATTATTGGCTAAAGCCTTTGAATCTGAATCATATCAACATGTTGCAACAATTCAACAACATgatcaaattcaaagaatctCGGAGGTGGTAAAAACAGgataaaaactaataaagaaaGTGAAACAAAGAAGAATCGGGTATCATGGCGGTCATCAccaaaacttaaaaacaatttttaagagTTGTGAATAAACTTGGCATTGATAAGACAACATCAAAACGAATTACTAAATTGATGGATGTTTCGGGTTTGAAAACTACGCATGTTGCTAGCTATTTACAGAAATTCAGACTTCGTTTGAAAAGTTCAACTAAAAAGACAAAGTCAAAAAGTGAAAGGGTAAATTCAAATCAGGATCAATATCATGTTCCTAATGAAGTTGTTGAGTCAAAGCCGGAACAGGATCAAAAATGTGATAGCAACTTTCTTCATGCACAACAACATCCGATGGTGTTTGATGATTTTCAAGTTTCCGACATGATGCTAGATGATTCATCATCACTATATGAACGAGCATGGTATCCATTCAAAGAATTTTGTCACTATTTTGATTAGGATTCTAGTTTACTGTCAGCTGTAATATAGATTGAGGTTTTAACCGAACTGGTTTGATATTTTAATGTGGAGCAGTTCTAGCGCTTCTTGCATCAATTGTGCTGTCAACGAGTGATGCTTGTTGCTGCTAGTGTCTATTAAGCTTACGTGCTATGATTTAGCATGTTATGTatgggtgtggttatggtgcataagcccaaacttatgcaTCATGCATAAACTTTCTTCCTACACCCAACATATTTGCTTCATACACCAAAAGTCAGCtcaagcccaaaattaggcaatccattactcgcgcgccccccatatactacctcATTACTTGCGCGCCCCCCATTTGCTTAGCACACCccctttttttccttttcctccctagatttcttgtgagccccccaattttttttttcctcccccagATTTCttgcgcgcccccaattttttttcctcctccaaacttctagcgcatcccccccaaatttctagcgcgccccccgtttccaattaaataataacttttgttcctttgaagtatatattataagaatccatttttaattaattttcgtcatacaccccctcaaAGTCCAACATAATAAccaatggttcatgtatatataaaacatatttgtcaaacatacaatttaattttaagttttatcaatcataatcacaatataaataaaatctcatacattaattacacacacacacacatggatggcaaaaaaacccaaacccgatagatccacccgaactcaaacccaagtcaacgggcgaaacccgatttgactgggtttgggtttgggttcgggtgacacccgataatatgggtgtgggtttggtatcagtcaaacccacacccgaaacccatacacccacccgaaaatattttataattacctaattacccccatagtctccctcaatttctttggaagaccttaaattttagttgtaatttaatttcttgaaagtctatgttgtaatttcttgaaagtctatgtttgaatttccttgaataccttaattttagttgtaatttaattcaaagtctatgttggaatttaatttcttaaatttgcaaattattttcaaatgtgttgcggatttgggtttgggtggaaaaaacccgaacccaatgggtgtgggcgtgggtgttgttttgccacccgaacagcctttgggtttgggtttgggtgatgatttcgggtgtaggtttggtaagtgtcaaacccgcacccatgggcgcccgttgtcatccctacacacacacacacatatatatatatatatatatatatatagagagagagagagagagagatttttttctttacaataaaaaaatgatcgaatccaatatctcatgcatactatccaaatttttctcaactaaactaaccctaattgctttatattattttttgctttatgtagcatggttttgtaaaatggttatgtgatgttttacttaataacaatggtttcagtgtataacatcttggcactaatgctcatatgaaaccatttaactaaaataatggtttcattgtgtaacgctatgaaaccatttaactagactaatggtttcagtgtataacatcttggcactaatgcccatatgaaaccatttaactaaaataatggtttcattgtgtaacgctatgaaaccatttaactagactaatggtttcagtgtataacatcttgaaaccaaataacaagactaatggtttcagtgtataacgatatgaaaccatttaactagaataatggtttcagtgtataacagta
This portion of the Trifolium pratense cultivar HEN17-A07 linkage group LG3, ARS_RC_1.1, whole genome shotgun sequence genome encodes:
- the LOC123916118 gene encoding pleckstrin homology domain-containing protein 1-like; translated protein: MENLWRAATGQEPNPEDYSGIEFWSNPERSGWLTKQGDYIKTWRRRWFVLKQGKLFWFKDPSSAASSSSVPRGVISVSTCLTVKGAEDLLHKASAFELSTPHSTMFFIADNDKDKEDWINSIGRAIVLGSRSHAASEVIDYHQSQSQSAAT